A window of the Citrus sinensis cultivar Valencia sweet orange chromosome 9, DVS_A1.0, whole genome shotgun sequence genome harbors these coding sequences:
- the LOC127899655 gene encoding MDIS1-interacting receptor like kinase 2-like, whose amino-acid sequence MASQTKYLSLAYVAALAVLLCFCKASSLTETEALLKWKESLVNQSTVQSWAMPANNSSNSTTPSPCRWRGIVCNDAGSVTEINLANTGLSGTLHDLDFSSFPNLLRFDVKRNYLFGTIPTNIGLLSKLQFLDLSTNSFNGTLPLSFANLTQVYELDVSRNNMTGGIDLRLFPDDKDQPTTGLIGLKHFLLQDNKLTGRIPEEIGNCKLLTLLALDGNFFSGPIPSSLGNLSDLAVLRVSSNQLSGEIPANIGTLSKLTDLRLFINKFSGVVPEGLGNLSSLSVLHLSENNFTGQLPPQVCKGGKLINFTANVNHFSGPIPISLKNCSSLYRVRLESNELTGDLDQDFGVYPNLTHIDLRYNRLQGEISPKWGECQKLTMLGLAGNSIGGKIPAEIGSLSQLVELHLSSNQLSGEIPAHIGNLTELSTLSLNGNNISGQIPEEIGGLLNLDSLDLSMNRLSGPIPNQIGELRDLRILNLSQNNLIGTIPFQIGNLVGLQDLQDLSYNSLTGEIPAQLGKLTRLQSLNLSHNNLSGEIPASLSSMLSLVAVNLSYNNLEGPLPDGSVFSSSQSSAFTNNKDLCGKVQGLRPCNALSTDKGGGHKDNKLVVAIVAPLASVLFIFFAIVGIFVFTRWRKSRRESRAEFISRRENPFSVCFFNGRIVYDDILKATENFDDVYCIGEGGSGKVYKAEMQGGQVFAVKKLNMHAEDFGIGNVKSFSNEVKALTEIKHRNIVKLYGFCYEGMHTFLVYEYMEMGSLAKILSDEKEAKEFDWVKRIQVVKGVAHALSYMHHDHVPPLIHRDISSKNVLLDSDMEAHLADFGIAKFLKPDSSNWTAVAGTYGYVAPELAYTMAVTEKCDVYSFGVLAFEILMGKHPGELNSMNDGRIHLESVLDTRLSPPTLPSLTDKLSSIMNLALLCIHANPESRPTMRIISRRLVVEADSD is encoded by the exons ATGGCGAGCCAAACAAAATACCTCTCACTTGCGTATGTTGCTGCTCTTGCGGTACTGCTTTGTTTCTGCAAAGCAAGTTCACTAACAGAAACAGAAGCCTTGCTTAAATGGAAAGAAAGTCTTGTAAACCAATCAACTGTTCAATCATGGGCGATGCCAGCTAATAATAGCTCAAATTCTACCACTCCAAGTCCTTGCAGATGGCGTGGAATTGTATGCAATGATGCAGGAAGCGTCACAGAAATAAACCTTGCAAACACAGGACTATCAGGTACCCTCCATGACTtagatttctcttcatttcCAAACCTCCTTCGCTTTGATGTTAAAAGAAACTATCTTTTCGGTACCATACCAACCAATATTGGCCTACTTTCAAAGCTTCAGTTCCTTGACCTTTCCACAAATTCTTTCAATGGAACACTGCCTCTTTCTTTTGCTAATCTCACTCAGGTTTATGAGCTTGATGTTTCCCGAAACAATATGACCGGAGGAATAGACCTGCGTTTGTTTCCTGATGACAAAGATCAGCCCACGACTGGTCTTATTGGTCTTAAACATTTTCTCCTTCAAGATAACAAACTTACTGGCCGTATTCCTGAAGAGATAGGCAATTGTAAATTGCTGACTCTTCTAGCTCTAGATGGGAATTTTTTTAGTGGTCCCATTCCTTCATCTCTTGGTAATTTGAGTGATTTGGCAGTTCTAAGGGTATCTTCAAACCAACTTTCAGGAGAAATTCCTGCAAATATTGGTACTCTGAGCAAATTAACTGATTTGCGCCTTTTCATTAACAAATTCTCTGGGGTAGTTCCTGAAGGATTAGGAAATCTTTCGTCGTTATCTGTTCTACATCTATCTGAGAACAACTTCACTGGTCAGTTACCTCCACAAGTGTGTAAAGGAGGAAAGCTTATCAATTTCACTGCAAACGTTAACCATTTCTCCGGTCCAATACCAATAAGCCTTAAAAACTGCTCGTCTCTGTACAGAGTTCGGCTTGAATCAAATGAACTCACAGGAGATTTAGACCAAGATTTTGGAGTCTATCCAAACCTCACTCACATAGACTTGAGATACAACAGATTGCAGGGTGAAATCTCACCAAAATGGGGGGAGTGCCAAAAATTGACCATGCTGGGACTTGCTGGTAATTCGATCGGCGGTAAAATTCCTGCTGAGATCGGTTCGTTGAGCCAACTAGTAGAACTTCACCTATCCTCCAATCAGCTTTCAGGAGAAATACCTGCCCATATTGGAAATTTGACAGAGCTTTCTACTTTAAGCCTGAATGGTAACAATATTTCAGGTCAGATACCCGAAGAAATTGGGGGACTATTGAATTTAGACTCATTAGACTTGTCAATGAACAGGCTAAGTGGGCCAATTCCAAATCAAATAGGTGAATTGAGAGATCTGCGGATTTTGAATTTGAGCCAGAACAACTTGATTGGCACGATCCCCTTCCAAATTGGTAATCTTGTTGGCCTACAAGATTTACAAGATTTGAGTTACAATTCACTTACTGGGGAGATTCCAGCACAGCTTGGGAAGCTCACAAGGTTACAGAGTTTGAATCTGTCCCACAATAATCTCTCTGGCGAAATTCCTGCTTCGCTCAGCAGCATGCTGAGCTTAGTGGCTGTTAACCTCTCATACAACAACTTAGAGGGTCCGCTTCCGGATGGCTCTGTCTTTTCTTCAAGTCAATCTTCTGCTTTTACCAACAACAAAGATTTATGCGGCAAAGTTCAAGGTTTGAGACCCTGCAATGCCTTATCTACAGATAAGGGTGGTGGGCACAAGGATAACAAGCTTGTTGTTGCTATTGTTGCCCCTTTAGCAAGTGTtctgttcattttttttgcaaTTGTAGGGATTTTTGTCTTCACCCGTTGGCGTAAATCAAGAAGAGAGTCAAGAGCTGAATTTATTTCGAGGAGAGAAAATCCATTTTCAGTATGTTTTTTTAACGGGAGAATTGTGTATGATGACATTCTTAAAGCTACAGAAAACTTTGATGACGTGTACTGCATTGGAGAAGGAGGCTCCGGAAAAGTTTACAAAGCAGAAATGCAAGGTGGTCAAGTGTTTGCAGTAAAGAAGCTGAATATGCACGCCGAAGATTTTGGGATTGGGAATGTAAAAAGCTTTAGCAACGAGGTGAAAGCATTGACAGAAATAAAGCATCGAAATATTGTGAAGCTTTATGGGTTCTGTTATGAAGGAATGCATACATTTTTGGTCTATGAGTACATGGAAATGGGAAGCTTAGCCAAAATTCTAAGTGATGAAAAGGAAGCAAAAGAGTTTGATTGGGTGAAAAGGATTCAAGTTGTTAAGGGTGTAGCTCATGCATTATCTTACATGCATCACGATCATGTTCCACCTTTGATTCATCGGGACATTTCAAGTAAAAATGTTCTACTCGATTCCGACATGGAAGCTCATTTAGCAGATTTTGGCATTGCAAAGTTCTTAAAGCCCGATTCATCTAACTGGACTGCAGTTGCAGGCACATATGGCTATGTTGCTCCAG AGCTTGCTTACACAATGGCCGTAACTGAGAAATGTGATGTGTATAGCTTCGGCGTTTTggcatttgaaattttgatgggAAAGCATCCAGGGGAACTAAACTCAATGAATGATGGAAGAATCCACTTGGAATCTGTGCTAGATACTCGTCTTTCACCACCTACACTTCCGTCGCTGACTGATAAGTTATCTTCAATAATGAACCTTGCTCTCTTATGTATACATGCGAATCCCGAATCTCGACCAACTATGAGAATTATCTCGCGAAGGCTTGTAGTGGAAGCTGATTCTGACTAG
- the LOC127899725 gene encoding uncharacterized protein LOC127899725 codes for MDQNSSTSATYVQEIELPKQQGQPHAPIGKPPDSGRLALNEDMEEDRDDSDYLGNSEEEDLGTSEDDTSLDNEHDIRGADSKYFRQAFRTLIRSFNPAMVVLLEPRISGSKADAFIKFCGFERSHRVGAEGFAGGIWLLWNSLYDVHIVWNHKQYIHFQVSENNSFISWITAVYASPIPTVRKQLWSHLEEIANRTQGPWLVGGDFNTILYASEKKGGVNRSNGVCSLFKNWFHSNKIYELDFKGRRFTWSRGNLDKRLDRAVCNGEWVTRYAGNAVLHLPKIASDHRPVLVRFSEPEASSKANKPFQENETFGPTWRNLEVKPTRSLGRLEKKLKKELEEVLTPEEWFWHQKS; via the exons ATGGACCAAAATTCCTCCACCTCTGCAACTTATGTACAAGAGATTGAGTTACCAAAACAACAAGGCCAACCACATGCTCCTATAGGAAAGCCGCCTGATTCTGGAAGGTTAGCATTGAATGAGGACATGGAAGAGGATAGAGATGACAGTGATTACCTGGGCAATAGTGAGGAAGAGGACTTGGGAACTTCTGAAGATGACACTTCTCTAGATAATGAGCATGACATCAGGG GAGCGGATTCTAAGTACTTCCGTCAAGCTTTTAGAACTTTAATCCGGTCTTTCAACCCTGCAATGGTTGTTTTGTTGGAGCCCCGTATTAGTGGCAGTAAGGCTGAtgctttcattaaattttgtgGGTTTGAACGTTCCCACAGGGTGGGAGCAGAGGGTTTTGCTGGTGGGATTTGGTTACTTTGGAATAGCCTATATGATGTGCATATAGTATGGAATCACAAACAATACATCCACTTTCAAGTTTCTGAAAACAACTCTTTCATTTCTTGGATCACTGCTGTTTATGCAAGCCCAATTCCTACAGTCCGAAAACAACTCTGGAGCCATTTGGAGGAAATTGCAAACAGGACTCAGGGGCCATGGCTGGTGGGGGGTGACTTTAACACAATTCTCTATGCCTCTGAGAAGAAAGGTGGTGTCAACAGAAGCAATGGTGTTTGTTCCCTTTTCAAAAATTGGTTTCATTCTAACAAGATCTACGAACTTGATTTCAAAGGCCGCCGTTTTACCTGGTCGCGTGGAAACCTAGATAAAAGGTTGGATCGGGCTGTGTGTAATGGTGAATGGGTGACTAGGTATGCTGGGAATGCGGTGTTACATTTGCCGAAAATAGCTTCTGATCACCGACCGGTACTTGTTAGATTTAGTGAACCTGAAGCTAGTTCCAAAGCTAACAAACCTTTCC agGAAAATGAGACTTTTGGCCCGACTTGGAGGAATCTTGAAGTCAAACCTACCAGAAGTCTTGGTCGGTTAgaaaagaagttgaagaagGAGCTGGAAGAGGTACTTACTCCGGAGGAATGGTTTTGGCACCAAAAATCTTGA